The following proteins are encoded in a genomic region of bacterium:
- a CDS encoding permease, with amino-acid sequence MSIMLEAIGIYGRELWQLVPAFVLGVGVAAFIKTFQWDLKLRAYMRDSGAATIPLAVFLGIFSPLCACGVLPVVIPLAVSGVPLPPLLALLATSPLMSPDALTITWAGLGPVFAWTKIISAAGMGFLVGGVTYLLEKRSNFSENIVRIKPVFTGDGSLAPAYDIACANDISIPTMVVIPRENRLLFFLERARDTSRFVGKFLLMAVAVQVILEMAVPMDFVKVLAGKPQVSSLLWAAVLGAPLPAHQVPVVPIIRGLLDLGMDPGAAATFLVAGPVTSIPALLVLWKIFERRLFFVYLGLCLSGAVVTGLVFRMVV; translated from the coding sequence ATGTCCATCATGCTTGAGGCCATCGGGATCTATGGCCGGGAACTGTGGCAGCTCGTCCCGGCTTTTGTCCTGGGCGTCGGTGTGGCGGCCTTCATAAAGACGTTCCAGTGGGACCTGAAGCTCCGGGCCTACATGAGGGACTCGGGGGCTGCCACCATCCCTCTGGCTGTTTTTCTGGGTATTTTCAGTCCCCTTTGCGCCTGCGGGGTTCTTCCTGTTGTCATCCCTCTTGCCGTTTCCGGGGTTCCCCTGCCCCCACTGCTGGCTCTCCTGGCCACTTCGCCTCTCATGAGCCCCGACGCCCTGACCATCACCTGGGCGGGCCTGGGCCCGGTCTTCGCGTGGACCAAGATCATCAGTGCGGCCGGCATGGGGTTTCTGGTGGGCGGCGTAACTTATCTCCTTGAAAAACGTAGTAATTTTTCGGAAAACATCGTCAGGATCAAGCCTGTTTTTACAGGGGACGGTTCGCTGGCGCCCGCCTACGACATCGCCTGCGCCAACGACATCTCCATCCCCACCATGGTGGTTATTCCCAGGGAAAACAGGCTGTTGTTCTTTCTCGAAAGAGCGCGGGACACATCCCGGTTCGTGGGGAAGTTCCTCCTGATGGCAGTAGCAGTGCAGGTCATCCTGGAGATGGCTGTGCCCATGGACTTTGTGAAGGTCCTGGCGGGCAAGCCCCAGGTCAGCTCGCTGCTGTGGGCAGCCGTCCTCGGGGCGCCCCTCCCGGCCCACCAGGTACCCGTGGTGCCCATTATCAGGGGTCTCCTTGACCTGGGAATGGACCCCGGGGCTGCGGCGACCTTCCTGGTAGCCGGGCCGGTGACGAGCATCCCGGCGCTGCTGGTGCTCTGGAAGATCTTCGAGCGGCGCCTCTTTTTCGTTTACCTCGGGCTTTGCCTGTCGGGCGCTGTGGTGACGGGGCTGGTCTTCAGGATGGTGGTATAA
- a CDS encoding FmdE family protein, whose translation MTTVPTTMHSDGLSEEEIGLILRVHGHLCPMVLLGARVAKRAMLTNAEQGSLGGDKRLFGFFRGFGCAVDGIQLFTGCTWGNGNLVLLRGRNSSLILTEEGKGTGIEVSPLPGALDRIRGERSPEARSVLMDRFTSAPDSELLESKVVTGLGTVSRYPGA comes from the coding sequence GTGACGACTGTCCCCACCACTATGCATTCTGATGGGCTTTCTGAGGAGGAGATCGGACTCATCCTGCGGGTCCACGGGCACCTTTGCCCCATGGTGCTACTCGGTGCCCGGGTCGCGAAGAGGGCGATGCTGACCAATGCCGAACAAGGTTCGTTGGGCGGGGATAAACGCCTTTTCGGTTTTTTCCGCGGGTTCGGGTGCGCCGTGGACGGGATCCAGCTTTTTACCGGATGTACGTGGGGTAACGGTAACCTGGTCCTGCTCCGCGGGCGGAACTCTTCCCTGATCCTGACGGAAGAAGGGAAGGGTACGGGGATCGAAGTATCGCCCTTGCCCGGCGCTCTTGACCGGATCAGGGGCGAGAGGTCACCGGAAGCAAGGAGCGTGCTCATGGATCGTTTCACATCGGCCCCGGACAGTGAACTCCTGGAATCGAAGGTTGTCACCGGCCTTGGGACCGTCAGCAGATACCCGGGAGCATAA
- a CDS encoding ATP-binding protein — translation MHRKLNRIYYEVKEPTLTWDDIGGLEGPKRIVREMVSLPLMKAELLARHQLTIPSGVLIWGPLGVGITMLAEAAATEAGVSYVYISGQEMLGKPRELEQAFHDAEHEAPCVLYISDTEWLAPRAGSDYEWGPGNFRGKPPTFADRELTEVFIRQIDRIEGRTDIMLMGSAYRVDIVDQAIIKEKKRFNRKVFVSPPTAGDREGMLKIYVDRIPTLGGQIDVTELANRTEGFVGWDVENLCKRAVLNAVERDSEKVQMEDFIAAVDQVEPWLSPDMTEKYWEIYRDDCPHHYAF, via the coding sequence TTGCATCGAAAACTCAACCGTATCTACTATGAGGTAAAAGAACCCACCTTGACCTGGGACGACATCGGCGGCCTGGAAGGTCCCAAGCGTATCGTCCGGGAGATGGTCAGCCTGCCCCTGATGAAGGCGGAGCTTCTGGCCAGGCACCAGCTCACCATCCCGTCGGGGGTCCTTATCTGGGGCCCCTTGGGTGTCGGGATCACCATGCTTGCCGAGGCAGCCGCCACGGAAGCGGGTGTGTCTTATGTCTATATCTCGGGCCAGGAGATGCTTGGCAAACCCCGGGAGTTGGAGCAGGCGTTCCACGATGCCGAACACGAGGCTCCATGTGTTTTGTACATCTCCGACACCGAATGGCTGGCCCCTAGGGCCGGCTCTGATTACGAATGGGGTCCGGGCAACTTCAGGGGCAAACCGCCCACGTTCGCTGACAGGGAACTTACCGAGGTGTTCATAAGGCAGATAGACCGGATCGAGGGCAGAACCGACATCATGCTCATGGGATCGGCATACCGGGTCGACATCGTGGACCAGGCCATCATCAAGGAAAAAAAGCGGTTCAACCGCAAGGTCTTCGTCTCTCCTCCCACTGCCGGGGACCGGGAGGGGATGCTGAAGATCTACGTCGACAGGATCCCCACCCTGGGCGGCCAGATCGACGTCACCGAGCTTGCGAACCGTACCGAGGGTTTCGTGGGGTGGGACGTGGAGAACCTGTGCAAAAGGGCGGTGTTAAACGCTGTCGAACGGGATTCCGAAAAGGTGCAGATGGAGGATTTTATCGCTGCTGTGGACCAGGTGGAGCCCTGGCTTTCCCCCGACATGACTGAGAAGTACTGGGAGATATACCGTGACGACTGTCCCCACCACTATGCATTCTGA
- a CDS encoding U32 family peptidase — protein MNYSIKSPHILAPINSVEEVVPLLEAGARWLYGGVIPSRWQERYPSTVLLNQRTFPGAQFSSLGEFENAVRLTQKGGGRFALTLNAPFYMDEQLPAVLDLVRWARDIRVDAVIAADPGLMKALARDNIEVPLHLSTMGLASNAHAVRMYSRLGVSRIILPRFLTAEQILEMIESVPDLEYEAFVLVGKCPNIEGVCSFVHDSPDRRWPCEWKWELEDENGSAPPARVSGHYADLAQSDRRDGCGLCAVPFLAAAGVAAFKVVGRGTPLTRKLQLVSTLDRVLASMPPLPASGLSAPELSGTPGWREWVTRCREEYRAIFGHPCTPHNCYYPKICGTW, from the coding sequence ATGAATTATAGTATTAAATCCCCCCACATTCTCGCCCCCATCAACTCCGTCGAGGAGGTCGTGCCACTCCTTGAAGCCGGGGCCAGGTGGCTCTACGGGGGGGTAATCCCTTCCCGATGGCAGGAACGGTACCCTTCCACGGTGCTCCTGAACCAGCGGACCTTTCCAGGCGCGCAGTTCTCCTCCCTGGGGGAGTTTGAGAACGCTGTCCGCCTCACCCAAAAAGGGGGCGGCCGCTTTGCCCTGACCCTCAACGCGCCCTTCTACATGGACGAGCAGTTACCGGCGGTCCTGGACCTGGTGCGGTGGGCGAGGGACATCCGGGTGGATGCTGTCATCGCCGCCGACCCCGGGCTCATGAAAGCCCTGGCCAGGGATAATATCGAGGTCCCTTTACATCTGAGCACCATGGGGTTGGCCTCCAACGCTCACGCTGTCAGAATGTACAGCCGCCTGGGAGTCAGCCGGATCATCCTCCCCCGGTTCCTGACCGCCGAACAGATCCTCGAAATGATTGAGAGTGTGCCGGACTTGGAGTACGAAGCGTTCGTCTTGGTGGGCAAGTGCCCCAATATCGAGGGGGTATGCTCCTTCGTCCACGACAGCCCGGATCGCCGCTGGCCCTGCGAATGGAAGTGGGAGCTGGAAGACGAAAATGGTTCAGCTCCTCCAGCCCGTGTCTCGGGCCATTATGCTGATCTGGCCCAAAGCGACCGTCGGGATGGATGTGGCCTCTGCGCTGTCCCGTTCCTGGCGGCAGCCGGTGTTGCAGCGTTTAAAGTTGTGGGAAGGGGAACTCCACTTACCAGAAAGCTCCAGCTGGTCAGCACTTTGGACAGGGTCCTGGCATCCATGCCCCCCTTGCCGGCGTCTGGGTTATCCGCCCCGGAACTATCCGGGACACCAGGGTGGAGGGAATGGGTAACAAGGTGTCGGGAGGAATATCGCGCCATCTTCGGCCACCCCTGCACACCCCACAACTGCTACTACCCAAAGATCTGCGGTACATGGTAA
- a CDS encoding SAM-dependent methyltransferase, whose product MTKKNDKYHSVYFIGAGPGDPRYLTLEGSDALSNCTVVYAMDPYPETFRRFLAGKEVRDPFDRVFREIVEEVEEGLTNAPVGFLVPGDITAFSPFLPLVERFGERARVIAGVGIINAAAALLKKTLDMPGVSHAIVLTSPKHIDKSGDTRQMGQLARAAGTMVLYMNNRPLDQLAAELSEGFEPDTPAAVVSRIGLSGEKVYRGTLATIAAVVGEDDIFGLVSGDPSLAIVLVGDVLEVPSDPAFWDKRKEKFWDRKRT is encoded by the coding sequence ATGACAAAAAAGAATGATAAATACCATTCCGTTTACTTCATCGGCGCCGGGCCCGGGGACCCCCGGTACCTGACCCTGGAAGGCAGTGATGCCCTATCCAACTGCACCGTTGTCTATGCGATGGACCCTTATCCTGAGACCTTTCGGCGGTTTCTTGCCGGTAAGGAGGTCCGGGACCCCTTCGACCGTGTTTTCAGGGAGATCGTGGAGGAGGTGGAAGAGGGACTGACCAATGCTCCGGTGGGGTTTCTCGTGCCGGGTGACATCACCGCCTTTTCACCCTTTTTACCCCTGGTGGAGCGTTTCGGGGAGAGGGCCAGAGTCATCGCCGGCGTGGGGATAATCAACGCGGCGGCAGCCCTGTTAAAAAAAACCCTTGATATGCCAGGCGTCAGCCATGCCATTGTCCTGACCAGCCCCAAACATATCGACAAGTCCGGAGATACCCGACAGATGGGCCAATTGGCCAGGGCTGCGGGTACCATGGTGCTGTACATGAACAACCGTCCTCTGGATCAGCTCGCCGCTGAACTGTCAGAAGGTTTCGAGCCCGATACTCCGGCGGCAGTGGTCTCCCGCATCGGGCTTTCCGGGGAGAAGGTATACAGGGGTACCCTTGCGACCATAGCCGCCGTGGTTGGTGAGGACGATATCTTCGGCCTGGTCTCGGGCGACCCGTCCCTGGCTATCGTTCTCGTTGGAGATGTCCTGGAAGTGCCATCTGACCCGGCCTTCTGGGACAAGAGGAAGGAAAAGTTCTGGGACAGGAAAAGAACGTGA
- a CDS encoding carboxypeptidase-like regulatory domain-containing protein: protein MNRQPVPGGYVYAYNAGKHNILGPADAMSEPSGEDGRYLLIVPEGFYMVAARRRVSGAISGPLRNGDLAGQVAEPVEAVSGGVKNLGIILTGFHQGAEGDPKRILTTDTRIEGQVVDLSGRPVPGAHVFAYEGKFRPDPPDFMAPEADEDGYFRISLPGGGTFTVGARTGLRGKPGPEDRIGFWGGRDQPREVEGGSVTEGVRIEISPYGDRETR from the coding sequence GTGAACAGGCAACCGGTTCCGGGAGGTTACGTTTACGCTTACAATGCCGGGAAGCACAACATTCTCGGCCCGGCCGACGCAATGAGTGAGCCGTCGGGTGAGGATGGCAGGTACCTGCTCATCGTCCCGGAAGGGTTTTACATGGTTGCTGCGCGCAGGAGGGTCTCAGGGGCGATCAGCGGACCCCTCCGGAACGGAGACCTGGCCGGCCAGGTAGCGGAACCTGTCGAAGCGGTTTCCGGGGGAGTGAAGAATCTCGGGATCATCCTGACCGGGTTTCACCAGGGTGCCGAGGGCGATCCGAAGCGGATTCTGACCACGGACACACGGATAGAGGGTCAGGTAGTCGATCTTTCCGGCAGGCCGGTGCCCGGTGCCCACGTTTTCGCATACGAAGGAAAGTTCAGGCCTGATCCCCCGGATTTCATGGCCCCCGAAGCTGATGAGGACGGATATTTCCGGATCAGCCTGCCTGGCGGCGGCACGTTCACGGTGGGGGCGAGGACCGGCCTGAGGGGCAAACCGGGACCGGAAGACCGGATCGGATTCTGGGGCGGGCGGGATCAGCCCCGGGAGGTTGAAGGGGGTTCGGTAACGGAGGGTGTGAGGATAGAGATCTCGCCCTACGGAGACAGGGAGACGCGGTGA
- a CDS encoding GxxExxY protein, which translates to MRRKEENKYLADTRIKKGSLTDQVLGLAIEVHKTLGPGLLESAYEECLCYELRSAGLRHDRQVHLPVRYKEIQLECGYRIDIVVED; encoded by the coding sequence ATGCGGAGAAAAGAGGAGAATAAATACTTGGCTGATACCAGGATCAAGAAAGGATCGTTGACCGACCAGGTTCTTGGCCTTGCTATTGAGGTACATAAGACTCTTGGGCCTGGTTTGTTGGAATCCGCATATGAAGAATGCCTGTGCTATGAGTTGAGAAGCGCAGGTCTGAGGCATGATCGCCAGGTTCATCTACCTGTTAGATACAAAGAGATCCAGTTGGAATGTGGTTACAGAATCGATATCGTCGTTGAAGATTGA